TCGATTATTGCCTCTAATGATATTGATATTGTTTCTGCAAATGCGGCTGCCAATGATGATGGAACAGGAGATATGACTTTTATAATACAAGTAAAAAATGTTGATCAATTGAATAAAGCGATAACTCAAATCAATAATTTAAAAGGTGTCATTAAAATTGAAAGGGTTGGACTGTCGGAGAAAAAGGTTAATGTGGGGGGAGGTTAATGGCAAAAATAAAACCTATTGAATGCCCTGATGCACCTGCGGCGATAGGTCCTTATTCACAGGCAGTTAGCGCAGGAAACTTTTTGTTTATTTCAGGACAGATTCCTATTGACCCTCAGACGGGCACTGTTGTTTCGGGCGGTATTGAGGCGCAAACAGAACAGGTATTGAAGAACCTCAAAAATATTTTGATCTTTTCAGGCTTGGATTTCAATGATGTTGTTAAAACAACTGTTTATTTGAAATCTATAGGTGACTTTCAAAAATTTAATGAAATTTATGCAAAATCATTTCAGAATGACCCACCAGCAAGAGCTTGTGTTGAAGTTTCTGCTCTGCCCAAAGGCGTCCTAATTGAAATCGATGCGATTGCTATTGAAAAGTGAGGTATAAAGAACTATGAGTTTTCCCATTGCCACCGGCTCTCAGATGAGAGAAGTAGATAGAATAACTATAGAAGAAAGAGGCATTCCGGGTCTTGTATTGATGGAAAATGCAGGAACAGGCGTGGCAAATGCCATAAAGAGAAGATATTCATCTTTAAAGGATAAAAACATTACAGTTGTTAGCGGAAAGGGGAATAATGGAGGTGACGGATATGTTGTTGCACGATTGTTGCTCGATGAGTGTAACGAGATGAATGTGTTTGTCTTGGCTGAAGAATCTGCTCTTAAAGGTGATGCCTTGGAGAATTATAAAAGGATAAAGGAGGCAGGAGCGCAAATATATCATCTAAAAAGCACTTCCGAATTTGATGAAGAA
The sequence above is drawn from the Candidatus Schekmanbacteria bacterium genome and encodes:
- a CDS encoding RidA family protein; translated protein: MAKIKPIECPDAPAAIGPYSQAVSAGNFLFISGQIPIDPQTGTVVSGGIEAQTEQVLKNLKNILIFSGLDFNDVVKTTVYLKSIGDFQKFNEIYAKSFQNDPPARACVEVSALPKGVLIEIDAIAIEK